One window of the Streptomyces sp. ITFR-21 genome contains the following:
- a CDS encoding NAD(P)-dependent malic enzyme: MATEIDDPQAGTDPGARDAAGRGGSPADPVFALHRGGKMAIVSTVPVRDADDLSLAYTPGVAEVCTAIAEDPDLVHDYTWTSHVVAVVTDGTAVLGLGDIGPQASLPVMEGKAILFKQFGGVDAVPIALACTDVDEIVETVVRLAPSFGGVNLEDISAPRCFEIERRLKERLDIPVFHDDQHGTAVVTLAALRNACTLTGRSLGELRAVISGAGAAGVAIARILVEAGIGDVAVTDRKGVVHAGRDDLNPVKRELASYTNKAGLTGTLESALLGADAFIGVSGGTVAEAAVAGMAEGAFIFAMANPTPEIHPEVAHKYAAVVATGRSDFPNQINNVLAFPGIFAGALQVRASAITEGMKLAAAEALAAVVAGELSADHVIPSPFDPRVAPAVTAAVAAAARAEGVARR; the protein is encoded by the coding sequence GTGGCTACGGAGATCGACGATCCGCAGGCCGGTACGGATCCGGGCGCGCGGGATGCGGCCGGCCGGGGCGGATCTCCGGCCGATCCGGTTTTCGCCCTGCACCGCGGCGGGAAGATGGCTATCGTCTCCACCGTGCCGGTGCGGGACGCCGACGACCTGTCGCTGGCGTACACGCCCGGGGTCGCCGAGGTCTGCACGGCCATCGCCGAGGACCCGGACCTGGTGCACGACTACACCTGGACGTCGCACGTGGTCGCGGTGGTCACCGACGGCACCGCGGTGCTGGGCCTCGGCGACATCGGCCCGCAGGCGTCGCTGCCCGTGATGGAGGGCAAGGCGATCCTGTTCAAGCAGTTCGGCGGGGTCGACGCGGTACCGATCGCGCTGGCCTGCACGGACGTCGACGAGATCGTGGAGACCGTGGTCCGGCTCGCGCCGTCCTTCGGCGGCGTCAACCTGGAGGACATCTCCGCCCCCCGCTGCTTCGAGATCGAACGCCGGCTGAAGGAGCGGCTGGACATCCCGGTCTTCCACGACGACCAGCACGGCACCGCGGTGGTCACCCTGGCGGCGCTGCGCAACGCCTGCACCCTCACCGGCCGGAGCCTAGGCGAGCTGCGCGCGGTCATCTCCGGTGCCGGCGCGGCCGGTGTCGCGATCGCCAGGATCCTGGTGGAGGCGGGCATCGGCGACGTGGCGGTCACCGACCGCAAGGGCGTGGTGCACGCCGGACGCGACGACCTCAACCCGGTCAAACGGGAGCTGGCGTCGTATACGAACAAGGCCGGCCTGACCGGAACGCTGGAGTCCGCGCTCCTCGGCGCGGACGCCTTCATCGGCGTCTCCGGCGGCACCGTCGCCGAGGCGGCCGTGGCCGGGATGGCCGAGGGCGCCTTCATCTTCGCCATGGCCAACCCGACCCCCGAGATCCACCCCGAGGTCGCCCACAAGTACGCGGCCGTCGTCGCCACCGGTCGCAGCGACTTCCCCAACCAGATCAACAACGTCCTCGCCTTCCCCGGCATCTTCGCCGGCGCCCTCCAGGTGCGCGCCTCCGCGATCACCGAGGGCATGAAGCTGGCCGCCGCCGAGGCGCTGGCGGCGGTGGTCGCCGGTGAGCTCAGCGCCGACCACGTCATCCCGTCCCCCTTCGACCCCCGGGTCGCCCCGGCGGTGACCGCGGCGGTCGCCGCCGCGGCCCGCGCGGAGGGCGTCGCGCGGCGGTAG
- a CDS encoding helix-turn-helix transcriptional regulator gives MAPVFAHGRLRLYLLKLLDESPRHGYEVIRLLEERFQGLYAPSAGTVYPRLAKLEKEGLVTHSTEGGRKVYALTAAGRAELADRADEIAGLEAEIRESVSTLAAEIREDVRGAAGDLRREVWAAAQQTRTAGAPEGAPRHGQDGRDRQEWREQAQRAREESRRAKEEAHDARRQAKAAREAVDSARDEVQRIARQVQEQVQTYSKGGDWQTGLREGLAELTREMGRFGQPGPGGFAADPGPGAGAGAGACRTDAPATPRGWAAPPPYPAADDGTPPSEDPLRDLERLLDRFRDGIRDTARDRGVDDAGLREVRRHLSAAAEHIAAALRGSADQG, from the coding sequence ATGGCGCCCGTCTTCGCCCACGGCCGGCTCCGGCTCTACCTGCTCAAGCTGCTGGACGAGTCGCCGCGGCACGGCTACGAGGTGATCCGGCTGCTGGAGGAGCGCTTCCAGGGGCTGTACGCGCCCTCGGCCGGCACCGTCTACCCGCGGCTGGCCAAGCTGGAGAAGGAGGGCCTGGTCACCCACTCCACCGAGGGCGGGCGCAAGGTCTACGCGCTCACCGCGGCCGGCCGCGCCGAACTGGCCGACCGCGCCGACGAGATCGCCGGCCTGGAGGCGGAGATCCGTGAGTCGGTGTCCACCCTGGCGGCCGAGATCCGCGAGGACGTACGGGGAGCGGCCGGCGATCTGCGCCGCGAGGTGTGGGCGGCGGCGCAGCAGACCCGTACCGCCGGCGCCCCGGAGGGCGCCCCCCGGCACGGCCAGGACGGCAGGGACCGGCAGGAGTGGAGGGAGCAGGCGCAGCGGGCCCGGGAGGAGAGCCGCCGCGCCAAGGAGGAGGCCCACGACGCCCGCCGCCAGGCGAAGGCGGCCCGCGAGGCGGTGGACAGCGCGCGGGACGAGGTGCAGCGGATCGCCCGGCAGGTGCAGGAGCAGGTCCAGACGTACAGCAAGGGCGGCGACTGGCAGACCGGGCTGCGCGAGGGGCTGGCCGAACTCACCCGGGAGATGGGCCGGTTCGGGCAGCCCGGACCGGGCGGCTTCGCGGCGGACCCGGGGCCCGGCGCCGGGGCGGGGGCAGGCGCCTGCCGGACGGACGCCCCCGCCACGCCCCGGGGCTGGGCGGCCCCGCCCCCGTACCCCGCCGCGGACGACGGCACCCCGCCGTCGGAGGACCCGTTGCGCGACCTCGAACGGCTGCTGGACCGCTTCCGCGACGGCATCCGCGACACGGCCCGCGACCGCGGTGTCGACGACGCCGGGCTGCGCGAGGTGCGCCGCCATCTGTCGGCCGCCGCCGAGCACATCGCAGCCGCCCTGCGCGGCTCCGCCGACCAGGGCTGA